CGACGTTGACGTACTCTTTGTAGAATTTCTTCGTGCCCTTCCAGTAGGGCTTGACCGTGTCGCAGCCAGAGGCCGCGAAAAGAACGCAGGCCAGCATGGCCGGAATAACGCGTTTAAGCATGACGCCGTTCCTTTTTACCGAGTGTGAGATGGGGTGAGACCCAAGCGTACCTGGCCCGTGTACTCTTTGGTGAGGGCGATTTCAAGCGGCTCAGGCGGTAGCCCGGGCATCCAGGCGGTTGGCGAGGGCTTCGAGCATGCTCACCAGTTTGGCCTTGGATTTGGGCTGCTGTCCCAGAGCGGGTCTGGCCGGAGCCACGCCGGCGGCCATTTGGGATTCGATTTCCGCGATGCGGGCGGTGATGTTCTTTTTCTCCTGCTCGGAGGAGGACATGCGAAGAAGTTCGCCATAAATCTCAAGGGACGAGGAATAGTCGCCATGCCGGGCCAAAAGATCGGCCATGGTCCTGGTCTTCACCGTGGCGAAAGCCTGGGAGGCGCATTCCGGCGGCAGTTGCTCCTTCGGGGTCAGACGTTCCTGGGACACGATCTGCTGGGTCAAGGCCATGACCTCGTCGGCCCCACGCAGGCTGAACCCGCCAGAAACGTCAGAGCCTTCATGAGCGTCGTCGTCATCTGCGGAGACAGGCGTCCCTGATGCGATGCCGAGCCCCTGCTCCATGATGCTCAGCCAGGAGACATCCTTGCCCTGCAGGGACAGAGCCAGAAATTTGAGGGCCAGGGCGGAATCTTTTGAAAGGCCGGTGGTTTTGGAGGCCCAGAGAGTCCAGACCGAGGGGTAGCTCGACATGAGCGAAGAAAGCCCCTCGAACGCGCCCAGAGCCTCCTCTTGGCGACCCAGGCGGGTGAGAAGCTCCACCAGCAGGAACTTTGCTTCCAGATGCCCGGGATGAAACCCCACGGACCGGTTGAGCACGGAGACGGCTTCTTCGGCCTCGCCCTGCTCAGCAAGCATCTTGGCCAGCGGGAAGAAGACGCGGGAGTTGGGGTCGTCGTTTAGGACTTCACGGTAGAAATCAATTTTTGATGTCATCGCCGACGCTTCCTTCGGGAGTGTTCCCTGGGAAAAGATAGATGATTTCGTTATCGCGGAGATAGTTCCCGTGTGCGCGCGTCATTTTTTCCGTAAATGCCTTGTCGGATTTCAACCAGCGGATTTCCTGACTCAAATCAAGCGATCGTCCGCCCAGGTTTTCCAGCCTGGACTTCAGCTGCTTCTGGTGATTCTTCAGATCCAGGTAGGCGAATATGCCTTTGTCGCTCCATACAAGGTTGTAAAGCAATATTGCATTGCAAGAGAGGATCATCGTCAGAAGCAGGCGCCGCATGAACATGGCTATTGAAGAGTCACTCTGTTGGCGCCGCCCGGGGCCGTGAAAGCCACGGGCGTCTTCAGTTCCTGGAGGAAATGCTCAGTGGCGGTTTCTATACGCGTCACGTCGTCCTCGTCAAGCGACAGGCCGTCCATGTCGTTCAAGAAGGCTTTGAGAACCTTGAATTCTGAGAGCAGGATGTGTCCGGAATCAAGACGGCTAAGCATTGGTTCAAGCTCCAGAATGGTCTGGAGGCAGTTCATGATGCGCGCGGCAAGGGTTGTCGAATCGAGCTCTTGCATGAAGACTTACCCTGCTCTATCCAAAAATTGAGGCCAAAGTCCTTTTCTTCCTACTTCAACCAGCCAGGGAAGGCAATCCCGGCAAGGGTTGGCGAACTCTTTGTTGTTTCATTACATACCAGAAAAGGAAATGCAAAGCAAAATAGAGAGAAATGTATTTTTTAAGACCAAAAAAAGGACACTTCTCCTCCAAGACATCATCCATGCATCCCTACACTGAAAAGCAAGGGAGTGTTATCCAATTACAGCCGATCGCACCATCGTCTCTGGAACCAACAACGAAAGAAGCCGCCCGAAGCACCCCATGATGCTCCGGACGGCCAAAAGCCCTTGGCAACGCCAAGACTATTGAGGAGACCAGTTTTTAAAGAAGGTGTACATGTAATTGGCCCCTGATCCGACAGTTAATCCCAGCGCAACATAGAGCAGCATGTCCCCGAAAGGCTGAGGATCGACACCTGCGAAGGGATAATGCAGAATCAAGGGACACAGGGCGAAAGTCTGAATAATAGTCTTCAACTTGCCGAAACGGTCTGCGGCGATCACCACGCCAGCGTCCGCCGCAACTGCCCGCAGACCTGTCACAGCCATCTCGCGTCCGATGATGAGCACCGCCACCCAGGCTTCCACCCAACCCAGGCGCACCAGCATGATGATCACCGAGCCGATGAGCAGCTTGTCCGCAAGGGGGTCCAGGAACTTGCCGAGGTTCGTCACCAAACCCATTTGCCGGGCAAGGAACCCGTCAACGATGTCGGTCACGGACGCGAGGATGAACACGAGCATGGCCGCAAAG
This portion of the Desulfovibrio sp. genome encodes:
- a CDS encoding septum formation initiator family protein; the encoded protein is MFMRRLLLTMILSCNAILLYNLVWSDKGIFAYLDLKNHQKQLKSRLENLGGRSLDLSQEIRWLKSDKAFTEKMTRAHGNYLRDNEIIYLFPGNTPEGSVGDDIKN
- the pgsA gene encoding CDP-diacylglycerol--glycerol-3-phosphate 3-phosphatidyltransferase, with amino-acid sequence MMNLPNILTLARIGVVPVLVLMLYFPGQSMCFAAMLVFILASVTDIVDGFLARQMGLVTNLGKFLDPLADKLLIGSVIIMLVRLGWVEAWVAVLIIGREMAVTGLRAVAADAGVVIAADRFGKLKTIIQTFALCPLILHYPFAGVDPQPFGDMLLYVALGLTVGSGANYMYTFFKNWSPQ